From Nicotiana tabacum cultivar K326 chromosome 20, ASM71507v2, whole genome shotgun sequence, one genomic window encodes:
- the LOC107780158 gene encoding SUPPRESSOR OF GAMMA RESPONSE 1 isoform X1: protein MVMPCRPSWLVDSKRIATKIKSASGDPGAVNWKSNPTKACPKCQFIIDNNDVSNDWPGLPRGVKFDPTDQEIIWHLLGKVEVGSRSSHPFIDEFIPTVDEDDGICYTHPQNLPGVKQDGSVSHFFHRAIKAYNTGTRKRRKIHGDNFGDVRWHKTGRTKPVILDGIQRGCKKIMVLYISPVKGGKAEKTNWVMHQYHLGTGEDEREGEYVVSKVFYQQQQQVKQGDKIEQELPEDADYLVAKVDPHTPKSVTPEPPRGERISSSMDARQQIAASSISPTTQYHDVDYTEDDMGALPYQTENQDQIIENQIDEDGTKVDNETGDDPKWWDSESQYLLDSQQLVEGLSLCDDLLASQSPNRDEHDNDTDKNKEKKCKPSLADYAQLGPEDLKKDLEECQHLVLDPANIDMDTPPDFRLSQLEFGSQDSYIAWGGSKFGFDSGEHVG from the exons ATGGTTATGCCTTGTAGGCCGTCATGGTTAGTTGACAGTAAGAGAATTGCAACAAAAATTAAGAGTGCGTCAGGTGATCCTGGAGCAGTGAATTGGAAGAGCAACCCCACAAAAGCTTGCCCTAAGTGCCAGTTTATCATCGACAATAATGAC GTTAGCAATGACTGGCCAGGATTACCAAGAGGTGTAAAATTTGATCCAACTGATCAAGAGATTATTTGGCACTTacttggaaaagttgaagttggcagtCGAAGTTCCCATCCTTTTATTGATGAGTTCATTCCAACTGTTGATGAAGATGATGGAATCTGCTATACGCATCCTCAAAATTTACCAG GTGTTAAGCAGGATGGAAGTGTCTCACACTTCTTTCACCGAGCAATTAAGGCTTATAATACAGGAACGCGTAAGCGTAGGAAAATACATGGTGATAATTTCGGCGATGTCCGTTGGCATAAGACCGGTCGGACAAAACCTGTTATCTTGGATGGAATTCAAAGAGGTTGTAAGAAGATTATGGTTCTTTACATAAGCCCAGTTAAGGGCGGGAAAGCCGAGAAGACAAATTGGGTGATGCACCAGTATCACCTAGGAACCGGGGAAGATGAAAGGGAGGGGGAATATGTTGTGTCTAAAGTATTttatcagcagcagcagcaggtcAAGCAAGGTGACAAAATTGAACAAGAATTGCCCGAAGACGCTGACTATCTGGTTGCTAAGGTTGATCCACATACCCCCAAGTCTGTGACTCCCGAACCCCCTCGCGGTGAGAGGATATCTTCTAGTATGGATGCAAGACAGCAAATTGCCGCTTCTAGCATCAGTCCCACTACCCAG TATCATGATGTGGATTACACAGAAGATGACATGGGAGCTCTTCCTTATCAGACCGAGAATCAAGATCAAATCATAGAGAACCAAATTGATGAAGATGGGACGAAAGTTGATAACGAGACTGGTGATGACCCGAAATGGTGGGATAGCGAGTCACAGTATTTGCTAGATTCTCAGCAACTTGTAGAAGGGCTATCCTTATGTGATGATCTCCTGGCGAGCCAATCTCCAAATAGGGATGAACATGACAATGACACTGACAAAAACAAAGAGAAGAAGTGTAAACCTAGTCTTGCTGATTATGCTCAATTAGGACCGGAGGATCTGAAGAAGGATTTGGAGGAGTGCCAACATTTGGTTCTTGATCCAGCCAACATAGACATGGACACCCCCCCTGATTTTCGACTTAGCCAACTT GAGTTTGGATCACAGGACAGTTACATTGCCTGGGGCGGAAGCAAGTTTGGTTTTGATTCTGGGGAGCATGTTGGTTAG
- the LOC107780158 gene encoding SUPPRESSOR OF GAMMA RESPONSE 1 isoform X3 has protein sequence MRPSWLVDSKRIATKIKSASGDPGAVNWKSNPTKACPKCQFIIDNNDVSNDWPGLPRGVKFDPTDQEIIWHLLGKVEVGSRSSHPFIDEFIPTVDEDDGICYTHPQNLPGVKQDGSVSHFFHRAIKAYNTGTRKRRKIHGDNFGDVRWHKTGRTKPVILDGIQRGCKKIMVLYISPVKGGKAEKTNWVMHQYHLGTGEDEREGEYVVSKVFYQQQQQVKQGDKIEQELPEDADYLVAKVDPHTPKSVTPEPPRGERISSSMDARQQIAASSISPTTQYHDVDYTEDDMGALPYQTENQDQIIENQIDEDGTKVDNETGDDPKWWDSESQYLLDSQQLVEGLSLCDDLLASQSPNRDEHDNDTDKNKEKKCKPSLADYAQLGPEDLKKDLEECQHLVLDPANIDMDTPPDFRLSQLEFGSQDSYIAWGGSKFGFDSGEHVG, from the exons ATGAG GCCGTCATGGTTAGTTGACAGTAAGAGAATTGCAACAAAAATTAAGAGTGCGTCAGGTGATCCTGGAGCAGTGAATTGGAAGAGCAACCCCACAAAAGCTTGCCCTAAGTGCCAGTTTATCATCGACAATAATGAC GTTAGCAATGACTGGCCAGGATTACCAAGAGGTGTAAAATTTGATCCAACTGATCAAGAGATTATTTGGCACTTacttggaaaagttgaagttggcagtCGAAGTTCCCATCCTTTTATTGATGAGTTCATTCCAACTGTTGATGAAGATGATGGAATCTGCTATACGCATCCTCAAAATTTACCAG GTGTTAAGCAGGATGGAAGTGTCTCACACTTCTTTCACCGAGCAATTAAGGCTTATAATACAGGAACGCGTAAGCGTAGGAAAATACATGGTGATAATTTCGGCGATGTCCGTTGGCATAAGACCGGTCGGACAAAACCTGTTATCTTGGATGGAATTCAAAGAGGTTGTAAGAAGATTATGGTTCTTTACATAAGCCCAGTTAAGGGCGGGAAAGCCGAGAAGACAAATTGGGTGATGCACCAGTATCACCTAGGAACCGGGGAAGATGAAAGGGAGGGGGAATATGTTGTGTCTAAAGTATTttatcagcagcagcagcaggtcAAGCAAGGTGACAAAATTGAACAAGAATTGCCCGAAGACGCTGACTATCTGGTTGCTAAGGTTGATCCACATACCCCCAAGTCTGTGACTCCCGAACCCCCTCGCGGTGAGAGGATATCTTCTAGTATGGATGCAAGACAGCAAATTGCCGCTTCTAGCATCAGTCCCACTACCCAG TATCATGATGTGGATTACACAGAAGATGACATGGGAGCTCTTCCTTATCAGACCGAGAATCAAGATCAAATCATAGAGAACCAAATTGATGAAGATGGGACGAAAGTTGATAACGAGACTGGTGATGACCCGAAATGGTGGGATAGCGAGTCACAGTATTTGCTAGATTCTCAGCAACTTGTAGAAGGGCTATCCTTATGTGATGATCTCCTGGCGAGCCAATCTCCAAATAGGGATGAACATGACAATGACACTGACAAAAACAAAGAGAAGAAGTGTAAACCTAGTCTTGCTGATTATGCTCAATTAGGACCGGAGGATCTGAAGAAGGATTTGGAGGAGTGCCAACATTTGGTTCTTGATCCAGCCAACATAGACATGGACACCCCCCCTGATTTTCGACTTAGCCAACTT GAGTTTGGATCACAGGACAGTTACATTGCCTGGGGCGGAAGCAAGTTTGGTTTTGATTCTGGGGAGCATGTTGGTTAG
- the LOC107780158 gene encoding SUPPRESSOR OF GAMMA RESPONSE 1 isoform X2 — protein MARPSWLVDSKRIATKIKSASGDPGAVNWKSNPTKACPKCQFIIDNNDVSNDWPGLPRGVKFDPTDQEIIWHLLGKVEVGSRSSHPFIDEFIPTVDEDDGICYTHPQNLPGVKQDGSVSHFFHRAIKAYNTGTRKRRKIHGDNFGDVRWHKTGRTKPVILDGIQRGCKKIMVLYISPVKGGKAEKTNWVMHQYHLGTGEDEREGEYVVSKVFYQQQQQVKQGDKIEQELPEDADYLVAKVDPHTPKSVTPEPPRGERISSSMDARQQIAASSISPTTQYHDVDYTEDDMGALPYQTENQDQIIENQIDEDGTKVDNETGDDPKWWDSESQYLLDSQQLVEGLSLCDDLLASQSPNRDEHDNDTDKNKEKKCKPSLADYAQLGPEDLKKDLEECQHLVLDPANIDMDTPPDFRLSQLEFGSQDSYIAWGGSKFGFDSGEHVG, from the exons ATGGCTCG GCCGTCATGGTTAGTTGACAGTAAGAGAATTGCAACAAAAATTAAGAGTGCGTCAGGTGATCCTGGAGCAGTGAATTGGAAGAGCAACCCCACAAAAGCTTGCCCTAAGTGCCAGTTTATCATCGACAATAATGAC GTTAGCAATGACTGGCCAGGATTACCAAGAGGTGTAAAATTTGATCCAACTGATCAAGAGATTATTTGGCACTTacttggaaaagttgaagttggcagtCGAAGTTCCCATCCTTTTATTGATGAGTTCATTCCAACTGTTGATGAAGATGATGGAATCTGCTATACGCATCCTCAAAATTTACCAG GTGTTAAGCAGGATGGAAGTGTCTCACACTTCTTTCACCGAGCAATTAAGGCTTATAATACAGGAACGCGTAAGCGTAGGAAAATACATGGTGATAATTTCGGCGATGTCCGTTGGCATAAGACCGGTCGGACAAAACCTGTTATCTTGGATGGAATTCAAAGAGGTTGTAAGAAGATTATGGTTCTTTACATAAGCCCAGTTAAGGGCGGGAAAGCCGAGAAGACAAATTGGGTGATGCACCAGTATCACCTAGGAACCGGGGAAGATGAAAGGGAGGGGGAATATGTTGTGTCTAAAGTATTttatcagcagcagcagcaggtcAAGCAAGGTGACAAAATTGAACAAGAATTGCCCGAAGACGCTGACTATCTGGTTGCTAAGGTTGATCCACATACCCCCAAGTCTGTGACTCCCGAACCCCCTCGCGGTGAGAGGATATCTTCTAGTATGGATGCAAGACAGCAAATTGCCGCTTCTAGCATCAGTCCCACTACCCAG TATCATGATGTGGATTACACAGAAGATGACATGGGAGCTCTTCCTTATCAGACCGAGAATCAAGATCAAATCATAGAGAACCAAATTGATGAAGATGGGACGAAAGTTGATAACGAGACTGGTGATGACCCGAAATGGTGGGATAGCGAGTCACAGTATTTGCTAGATTCTCAGCAACTTGTAGAAGGGCTATCCTTATGTGATGATCTCCTGGCGAGCCAATCTCCAAATAGGGATGAACATGACAATGACACTGACAAAAACAAAGAGAAGAAGTGTAAACCTAGTCTTGCTGATTATGCTCAATTAGGACCGGAGGATCTGAAGAAGGATTTGGAGGAGTGCCAACATTTGGTTCTTGATCCAGCCAACATAGACATGGACACCCCCCCTGATTTTCGACTTAGCCAACTT GAGTTTGGATCACAGGACAGTTACATTGCCTGGGGCGGAAGCAAGTTTGGTTTTGATTCTGGGGAGCATGTTGGTTAG